DNA sequence from the Alkaliphilus metalliredigens QYMF genome:
TTGTATGGATGAACAGCCTATACAACTTATTAGGGAAACTCGTACCCCTCTCCCCTTAGAACCTGGGAAACCTGAACGACACGATTATGAATACGAAAGAAATGGTACAGCAAATGCTTTTATGTTTACAGAGCCTTTGGGTTGTAATCGTTCTGTTCATATCACAGAGACAAGTGCAAAGGAAATATTTGAAGTAGAAAAACTTAAAGCCCTAGCAGATAAAGGTTATTACAATGCACAGGATTTAAAAAAATGCGAAAAAGAAGGTATTACAACCTATGTTTCAAAACAAGTATTTCCCAATACTACAGGAGAGGAATAATATTATTTAGACAAATTTGAATATGATAAAGAGGAAAATATTTATATATGTCCTAAAGGAGAAAAACTTTATTGTAGAAGACAAAAACCTATAAATGAAAATACAAAAGAAATAGTATATCAAAATTTCAAAGCCTGTAGTAAATGTAATTTTAAAGATCAATGTACAAAAGATAAAAGAGGCAGACGAGTAAGAAGACCAATAGATCAAGATATCTTAGATAGAGTAGACCAGAGGATGATAGAAAACAAAGAACTCTATAAGCAAAGACAAATGATCGTAGAGCACCCCTTTGGAACGATAAAAAGAGGGCTAGGCATGACGTATTTTCTGACAAAAGGGATGCAATCAGCAAAAACGGAGATTTCTTTTGCCTTTTTAGCCTATAATATGAAACGAGCACTAAATATACTGGGAATAAAGGCAATAATGAGGAGACTAACAGACAAAAAAGCATTTGTTAGCCTCCGATTTTGTAAATATTATCGTATACTTAAAAACATTTGCCAATTTAACATGAAATCCATGAAAAGTGCAATGGAATAATAATGCAATTTAGCGCAGTCTTACGGTTCTTTGTGCTTGATCCTTTGTCCTTGACCTTGACTTCCCTACCGGCTACTACCCTAACATCCTTTTATAATAGATAAACATTAATAATATGATACTACATATTCTGATTTTAAGTTGTTTACAATGCTATTTTTTACACTTATATAATTTTGCGCAAAATATAAATTTTTAAAATGTTCAAGGTTATTATCTAAACTAAGAATATCGTTTATCAATATAACATGCATATCTCCGGAATCCATGACATGATAGACATCACCTACTGAATATGTATTAATATTATTAGTAGTATGCATATCTGTTATTTCGCTATAATCATGATCGGAATCTAAATTTGTATGCATGTGATTTATGATACTATCCATTGATGTTGTGTAACTAATAAAAAATTCTATGTTGAATTGATCTTCAACTTCATGTATCTCTTTACCCTCTTTAAGCATAGTTTCAACGTCAACGGCATGATGATGATCAGTTGTTTCATAGACATATATTTCATATAGTCTTATGTCAGGATCG
Encoded proteins:
- a CDS encoding transposase, giving the protein MCPKGEKLYCRRQKPINENTKEIVYQNFKACSKCNFKDQCTKDKRGRRVRRPIDQDILDRVDQRMIENKELYKQRQMIVEHPFGTIKRGLGMTYFLTKGMQSAKTEISFAFLAYNMKRALNILGIKAIMRRLTDKKAFVSLRFCKYYRILKNICQFNMKSMKSAME